Proteins from a genomic interval of Oharaeibacter diazotrophicus:
- the urtA gene encoding urea ABC transporter substrate-binding protein, with product MAAGLTLSASGIALAADDTIKIGVLHSLSGTMAISETTLKDTVLYLVDEQNKKGGLLGKKIEAVVVDPASDWPLFAEKARELIEKDKVTAVFGCWTSVSRKSVLPVFKELNSILFYPVQYEGEESERNVFYTGAAPNQQAIPAVDYLMNEEGVERWVLAGTDYVYPRTTNKILEAYLKAKGVAPEDIMINYTPFGHSDWQSIVSDIKKFGSAGKKTAVVSTINGDANVPFYKELGNQGIKAEDIPVVAFSVGEEELAGLDTGPLVGHLAAWNYFQSVDTEANASFIDGWHKFIKNDKRTTNDPMEATYIGFNAWVKAVEAAGTTDTDAVLDAIIGVTVPNLTGGYATVMPNHHITKPVLIGEIQADGQFEVVSETPPVVGDEWSDYLEGSKDLISDWRKPLSCGNFNVVSGKCGGA from the coding sequence ATGGCCGCCGGCCTGACGCTCTCGGCGAGCGGCATCGCGCTCGCGGCCGACGACACCATCAAGATCGGCGTGCTGCACTCGCTGTCGGGCACGATGGCGATCTCCGAGACGACGCTGAAGGACACCGTCCTCTACCTCGTCGACGAGCAGAACAAGAAGGGCGGCCTGCTCGGCAAGAAGATCGAGGCGGTGGTCGTCGACCCGGCCTCGGACTGGCCGCTGTTCGCCGAGAAGGCGCGCGAGCTGATCGAGAAGGACAAGGTCACCGCCGTGTTCGGCTGCTGGACCTCGGTGTCGCGCAAGTCGGTCCTGCCGGTGTTCAAGGAGCTGAACTCGATCCTGTTCTACCCCGTCCAGTACGAGGGCGAGGAGAGCGAGCGCAACGTGTTCTACACCGGCGCCGCCCCGAACCAGCAGGCGATCCCGGCCGTCGACTACCTGATGAACGAGGAAGGCGTCGAGCGCTGGGTCCTCGCCGGCACCGACTACGTCTATCCCCGCACCACCAACAAGATCCTCGAGGCCTACCTGAAGGCCAAGGGCGTGGCCCCCGAGGACATCATGATCAACTACACGCCGTTCGGTCATTCCGACTGGCAGTCGATCGTGTCCGACATCAAGAAGTTCGGCTCCGCCGGCAAGAAGACCGCGGTGGTCTCCACCATCAACGGTGACGCCAACGTCCCGTTCTACAAGGAGCTCGGCAACCAGGGCATCAAGGCCGAGGACATCCCGGTCGTGGCGTTCTCGGTCGGCGAGGAAGAACTCGCCGGCCTCGACACCGGCCCGCTGGTCGGCCATCTCGCCGCCTGGAACTACTTCCAGTCGGTCGACACCGAGGCCAACGCCTCGTTCATCGACGGCTGGCACAAGTTCATCAAGAACGACAAGCGCACCACCAACGATCCGATGGAAGCCACCTACATCGGCTTCAACGCCTGGGTGAAGGCGGTCGAGGCGGCCGGCACCACCGACACCGACGCGGTGCTCGACGCGATCATCGGCGTCACCGTGCCGAACCTGACCGGCGGCTACGCCACCGTCATGCCGAACCACCACATCACCAAGCCGGTGCTGATCGGCGAGATCCAGGCCGACGGCCAGTTCGAGGTGGTGTCGGAGACCCCGCCGGTGGTCGGCGACGAGTGGTCGGACTACCTGGAAGGCTCCAAGGACCTGATCTCGGATTGGCGCAAGCCGCTGTCCTGCGGCAACTTCAACGTCGTCTCGGGCAAGTGCGGCGGCGCCTGA
- a CDS encoding sugar phosphate isomerase/epimerase family protein, whose protein sequence is MTRRRIGVSLVADAYDFSDFPAALDEAEALGLDFVELPLFALHLVAAGRVLDDRVAALAAVLAGRRLAFSAHGFLDVNFAAAPDALPAHEAVAAAMVTVAARLGVDRVVFHAGRLPAGTTAVDAAAAAAREVDALRRLGARAADAGVLVVIENVFRWNGRVTASPAELAATLAAVDHPAVAACFDVGHGAIAATEAGLDLAAEAAALAPFARHVHVHDNFGRPAPERFFHPSEALAFGAGDLHLPLGRGALPWDRLLAAGFPADAWFDVELNARYWPELADTVARLRALLAAAP, encoded by the coding sequence ATGACCCGCCGCCGGATCGGCGTCTCGCTCGTCGCCGACGCCTACGATTTCTCCGATTTTCCCGCCGCGCTGGACGAGGCCGAGGCGCTCGGGCTCGACTTCGTCGAACTGCCGCTGTTCGCGCTCCACCTCGTCGCCGCCGGCCGCGTGTTGGACGACCGCGTCGCGGCGCTCGCCGCCGTGCTCGCCGGACGCCGGCTCGCCTTCTCGGCCCACGGCTTCCTCGACGTCAACTTCGCCGCCGCACCCGACGCCCTGCCGGCCCACGAGGCCGTGGCGGCGGCGATGGTGACGGTCGCGGCAAGGCTCGGCGTCGACCGCGTCGTCTTCCACGCCGGCCGCCTGCCGGCGGGCACGACGGCCGTGGACGCTGCGGCCGCCGCGGCGCGCGAGGTCGACGCGCTGCGCCGGCTCGGCGCCCGCGCCGCCGACGCCGGCGTCCTGGTGGTGATCGAGAACGTGTTCCGCTGGAACGGCCGCGTCACGGCGAGCCCGGCCGAACTGGCGGCGACGCTCGCCGCGGTCGACCATCCGGCCGTCGCCGCCTGCTTCGACGTCGGCCACGGCGCGATCGCCGCGACGGAAGCAGGCCTGGATCTCGCCGCCGAGGCGGCCGCGCTCGCGCCCTTCGCCCGCCATGTCCACGTCCACGACAACTTCGGCCGTCCGGCCCCGGAGCGCTTCTTCCACCCGAGCGAGGCGCTCGCCTTCGGTGCCGGCGACCTCCATCTGCCGCTCGGCCGCGGCGCGCTGCCCTGGGACCGGCTGCTCGCCGCCGGCTTTCCCGCCGACGCCTGGTTCGACGTCGAGCTGAACGCCCGCTACTGGCCGGAACTCGCCGACACCGTCGCGCGCCTCCGCGCGCTCCTGGCCGCGGCGCCCTGA
- a CDS encoding SDR family NAD(P)-dependent oxidoreductase, with product MSTETTHAGRRTLVLTGASRGIGHATVKRFSAAGWRVITCSRQPFSDKCPWPMGPEDHIQVDLSDPENLGSAIAEMRRRLESDGSRLDALVNNAGISPKDERGQRLDSILTPMHLWRTVFQVNFFAPIMLGRGLFAELKKAGGSIVNVTSIAGARVHPFAGSAYATSKAALSSLTREMAADFGPHGIRVNAIAPGEIDTSILSPGTEKIVETIPLRRLGQPSEVAETIYYLCTQGSSYVTGSEIHVNGGQHV from the coding sequence ATGAGCACCGAGACGACCCACGCCGGCCGCCGGACCCTGGTTCTCACCGGGGCGAGCCGCGGCATCGGCCACGCCACCGTCAAGCGCTTCTCCGCCGCCGGCTGGCGGGTGATCACCTGCTCGCGCCAGCCCTTCTCCGACAAGTGCCCGTGGCCGATGGGCCCGGAGGACCACATCCAGGTCGACCTGTCGGACCCGGAGAACCTCGGCTCGGCCATCGCCGAGATGCGGCGGCGGCTGGAGTCCGACGGCTCGCGCCTCGACGCCCTCGTCAACAACGCCGGCATCAGCCCGAAGGACGAGCGCGGCCAGCGGCTCGATTCGATCCTGACGCCGATGCACCTGTGGCGCACGGTGTTCCAGGTCAACTTCTTCGCCCCGATCATGCTCGGGCGCGGCCTGTTCGCCGAACTGAAGAAAGCCGGCGGCTCGATCGTCAACGTCACCTCGATCGCCGGCGCGCGGGTGCATCCCTTCGCAGGCTCGGCCTACGCCACGTCGAAGGCGGCGCTGTCGTCCCTGACCCGCGAGATGGCCGCCGACTTCGGCCCGCACGGCATCCGCGTCAACGCGATCGCCCCGGGCGAGATCGACACCTCGATCCTGTCGCCGGGCACCGAGAAGATCGTCGAGACCATCCCACTGCGCCGCCTCGGCCAGCCCTCCGAGGTCGCCGAGACGATCTACTACCTCTGCACCCAGGGCTCGTCCTACGTCACCGGCTCCGAGATCCACGTCAACGGCGGCCAGCACGTCTGA
- a CDS encoding DNA-binding response regulator produces MAPDAKPRRDVVLVVDDSPQTLRLLTDAIDEAGAMVLVALGGEEALELVEQITPDVVLLDAVMPGIDGFETCRRLKKSRAADVPVIFMTGLTEPEHIVEGFAAGGVDYVTKPIVIDAMLARIRAHLANARAARSARDALDTTGRHLLAVEDGGRVLWTTPQAGRLIGASLEETADGSLLPEPARRWLAASLAGGDGGGFELAVPDGPKLALSLVGRVGGGEVLLRLSGDDGDGRIFLLKERFQLTNREAEVLFWISHGKANRDIGEILGLSPRTVNKHLEVIYQKLGVESRSAAAVAALRALGDG; encoded by the coding sequence ATGGCGCCTGACGCGAAGCCCCGGCGCGACGTCGTCCTGGTGGTCGACGACAGCCCGCAGACCCTGCGTCTCCTCACCGACGCCATCGACGAGGCCGGCGCGATGGTGCTGGTCGCCCTCGGCGGCGAGGAGGCGCTGGAGCTCGTCGAGCAGATCACCCCGGACGTGGTGCTGCTCGACGCGGTGATGCCCGGCATCGACGGCTTCGAGACCTGCCGCCGCCTCAAGAAGAGCCGCGCCGCCGACGTGCCTGTGATCTTCATGACCGGCCTGACCGAGCCCGAGCACATCGTCGAGGGCTTCGCCGCCGGCGGGGTCGACTACGTCACCAAGCCGATCGTAATCGACGCCATGCTGGCGCGGATCCGCGCCCACCTCGCCAACGCCCGCGCCGCCCGCAGCGCCCGCGACGCGCTCGACACCACCGGCCGCCATCTCCTGGCGGTCGAGGACGGCGGCCGGGTGCTGTGGACGACGCCCCAGGCCGGCCGGCTGATCGGCGCCAGCCTCGAGGAGACCGCCGACGGCAGCCTGCTGCCGGAACCGGCGCGGCGCTGGCTCGCGGCCAGCCTCGCCGGCGGCGACGGCGGCGGCTTCGAACTCGCCGTGCCCGACGGGCCGAAGCTGGCGCTGAGCCTCGTCGGCCGGGTCGGCGGCGGCGAGGTGCTGCTGCGGCTCTCCGGCGACGACGGCGACGGCCGGATCTTCCTCCTGAAGGAGCGCTTCCAGCTCACCAACCGCGAGGCCGAGGTGCTGTTCTGGATCAGCCACGGCAAGGCCAACCGCGACATCGGCGAGATCCTCGGGCTGTCGCCGCGCACGGTGAACAAGCACCTCGAGGTGATCTACCAGAAGCTCGGCGTCGAGAGCCGCTCGGCCGCCGCGGTCGCGGCGCTGCGCGCCCTCGGCGACGGCTGA
- a CDS encoding xanthine dehydrogenase family protein molybdopterin-binding subunit: MGVEGIGARVTRKEDKRFITGKGRYTDDIVLKDTTYGVFVRSPHAHARIVSIDTAAAKAAPGVVDVLTGADLAGDRIGGLICGWMIHSRDGSPMKAGAHPAIAFDRVRHVGDQVALVIAETKAQARDAAELVEVDYEVLPAVVDPARAMDEGAPVIHDVAPNNLIFDWTLGDEAATDAAFAGAAHVIELDIVNNRLSPNPMEPRAAIGSYDAAEERYDLYTTSQNPHVARLVLSAFVGIAPEHKLRVVAPDVGGGFGAKIYIYPEETACLWASKKIGGRPVKWTSDRTEAFLTDCHGRDHVTKAKLALDADGRFLALRSDTIANIGAYMSTFSSATPTYLHGTLLSGQYVIPAIFTNVKAVYTNTVPVDAYRGAGRPEATFIIERLVETAARTLGVDPAELRRKNFIRSFPYQTPVIMCYDAGDFEAHLDVALKAVDYAGFPARKAEAKARGKLRGIGFSCYIEACGIAPSQAVGSLGAGVGLWESAEVRVNPVGTVEILTGSHSHGQGHETTFAQLVNERLGIGLGSINIVHGDTDKVQFGMGTYGSRSGAVGMSAIVKALDKVEAKAKKIAAHLMEAAEADIVIENGELKVAGTDKKLPFFQVALAAYTAHNLPAGMEPGLKESAFYDPSNFTFPSGTYIAEVEVDPDTGKTEIVQFVAADDFGNIINPMIVEGQVHGGLAQGIGQALLEGVSYDPESGQLLTGSYMDYAMPRADDLPSFVIAHTSTPTPSNPLGMKGCGEAGAIGSPPALINAITDAIGNNDLAMPATPAKVWAAANAAH; encoded by the coding sequence ATGGGAGTCGAAGGCATCGGTGCGCGCGTCACCCGCAAGGAAGACAAGCGCTTCATCACCGGCAAGGGCCGGTACACGGACGACATCGTCCTCAAGGACACCACCTACGGCGTCTTCGTGCGCTCGCCGCACGCCCACGCCAGGATCGTCTCGATCGACACCGCCGCCGCCAAGGCCGCCCCGGGCGTCGTCGACGTCCTGACCGGCGCCGACCTCGCCGGCGACCGCATCGGTGGCCTGATCTGCGGCTGGATGATCCACTCGCGCGACGGCTCGCCCATGAAGGCCGGCGCCCATCCGGCGATCGCCTTCGACCGCGTCCGCCACGTCGGCGACCAGGTCGCGCTGGTGATCGCCGAGACGAAGGCGCAGGCGCGCGACGCCGCCGAACTGGTCGAGGTCGACTACGAGGTCCTGCCCGCGGTGGTCGATCCCGCCCGCGCCATGGACGAGGGCGCGCCCGTCATCCACGACGTCGCCCCCAACAACCTGATCTTCGACTGGACCCTCGGCGACGAGGCCGCCACCGACGCCGCCTTCGCCGGCGCCGCCCACGTGATCGAGCTCGACATCGTCAACAACCGCCTGTCGCCGAACCCGATGGAGCCGCGCGCGGCGATCGGGTCCTACGACGCGGCGGAGGAGCGCTACGACCTCTACACGACGAGCCAGAACCCGCACGTCGCCCGCCTCGTGCTGTCGGCCTTCGTCGGCATCGCGCCCGAGCACAAGCTGCGCGTGGTGGCCCCGGACGTCGGCGGCGGCTTCGGCGCCAAGATCTACATCTACCCGGAAGAGACCGCCTGTCTCTGGGCCTCCAAGAAGATCGGGGGACGTCCGGTGAAGTGGACCTCGGACCGCACCGAGGCCTTCCTGACCGACTGCCACGGCCGCGACCACGTCACCAAGGCCAAGCTCGCCCTCGACGCCGACGGCCGCTTCCTGGCGCTCCGGTCCGACACGATCGCCAACATCGGCGCCTACATGTCGACCTTCTCGTCGGCGACGCCCACGTATCTCCACGGCACGCTCTTGTCGGGCCAGTACGTGATCCCGGCGATCTTCACCAACGTGAAGGCGGTCTACACCAACACCGTCCCGGTCGACGCCTACCGCGGCGCGGGCCGGCCGGAGGCGACCTTCATCATCGAGCGCCTCGTCGAGACGGCGGCGCGCACCCTCGGCGTCGATCCGGCCGAGCTGCGGCGGAAGAACTTCATCAGGTCCTTCCCGTACCAGACGCCGGTGATCATGTGCTACGACGCCGGCGACTTCGAGGCCCATCTCGACGTCGCGCTGAAGGCGGTCGACTACGCCGGCTTCCCGGCGCGCAAGGCCGAGGCCAAGGCCCGCGGCAAGCTGCGCGGCATCGGCTTCTCCTGCTACATCGAGGCCTGCGGCATCGCCCCGTCGCAGGCGGTCGGCTCCCTCGGCGCCGGCGTCGGCCTGTGGGAATCGGCCGAGGTGCGCGTCAACCCGGTCGGCACCGTCGAGATCCTCACCGGCTCGCACAGCCACGGCCAGGGCCACGAGACCACCTTCGCCCAGCTCGTCAACGAGCGGCTCGGCATCGGCCTCGGCTCGATCAACATCGTCCACGGCGACACCGACAAGGTGCAGTTCGGCATGGGCACCTACGGCTCGCGCTCCGGCGCGGTCGGCATGTCGGCGATCGTCAAGGCGCTCGACAAGGTCGAGGCCAAGGCCAAGAAGATCGCCGCCCACCTGATGGAGGCCGCCGAGGCCGACATCGTGATCGAGAACGGCGAGTTGAAGGTCGCCGGTACCGACAAGAAGCTGCCCTTCTTCCAGGTGGCGCTGGCGGCCTACACCGCCCACAACCTGCCGGCCGGCATGGAGCCGGGCCTGAAGGAGAGCGCCTTCTACGATCCCTCGAACTTCACCTTCCCGTCGGGCACCTACATCGCCGAGGTCGAGGTCGACCCGGACACCGGCAAGACGGAGATCGTGCAGTTCGTGGCGGCCGACGACTTCGGCAACATCATCAACCCGATGATCGTCGAGGGTCAGGTCCACGGCGGTCTCGCCCAGGGCATCGGCCAGGCGCTGCTCGAGGGCGTCTCCTACGATCCGGAGAGCGGCCAGCTGCTGACCGGCTCCTACATGGACTACGCCATGCCGCGGGCGGACGACCTGCCGTCCTTCGTCATCGCGCACACGTCGACCCCGACCCCGAGCAACCCGCTCGGGATGAAGGGCTGCGGCGAGGCCGGCGCCATCGGCTCGCCGCCGGCGCTGATCAACGCCATCACCGACGCGATCGGCAACAACGACCTCGCCATGCCCGCCACGCCCGCCAAGGTGTGGGCCGCGGCCAACGCCGCGCACTGA
- a CDS encoding FAD binding domain-containing protein, with protein sequence MYQTTYHRPSTLAEAVALAGTEDAKLLSGGHTLIPTMKQRLAAPAHLVDVARLAELQGIAVSGGTLTIGAATTHATVATSAEVKAAIPALAKLASGIGDPHVRHRGTIGGSVANDDPAADYPSAVLGLGATVVTNKRSIAADDFFLGLFTTALEEGEIVVRFEFPIPEKAAYAKFANPASRYAMAGAFVAKAKDGTVRVAITGAGSDGVFRWTEAEDALAANFSPDAVAGLSVDADAMLSDIHGDGAYRANLVKVMTKRAVAAA encoded by the coding sequence ATGTACCAGACCACCTACCACCGGCCGTCCACGCTCGCCGAGGCGGTCGCCCTCGCCGGCACCGAGGACGCCAAGCTGCTCTCGGGCGGCCACACGCTGATCCCGACGATGAAGCAGCGCCTCGCGGCGCCGGCCCACCTCGTCGACGTCGCCCGTCTCGCCGAACTCCAGGGCATCGCCGTCTCCGGCGGCACCCTGACCATCGGCGCGGCCACCACCCACGCCACGGTGGCGACCTCCGCCGAGGTCAAGGCGGCGATCCCGGCGCTCGCCAAGCTGGCGAGCGGCATCGGCGACCCGCACGTGCGCCATCGCGGCACCATCGGCGGCTCCGTGGCCAACGACGACCCGGCGGCGGACTACCCGTCCGCGGTGCTCGGCCTCGGCGCCACCGTGGTCACCAACAAGCGCTCGATCGCGGCCGACGACTTCTTCCTGGGCCTGTTCACCACGGCCCTCGAGGAAGGCGAGATCGTCGTCCGCTTCGAGTTCCCGATCCCGGAGAAGGCGGCCTACGCCAAGTTCGCCAACCCGGCCTCGCGCTACGCCATGGCCGGCGCCTTCGTGGCCAAGGCCAAGGACGGCACGGTGCGCGTCGCGATCACCGGGGCCGGCTCGGACGGCGTGTTCCGCTGGACCGAGGCCGAGGACGCGCTGGCGGCGAACTTCTCGCCCGACGCCGTCGCCGGCCTCTCGGTCGACGCCGACGCCATGCTGTCGGACATCCACGGCGACGGCGCCTACCGCGCCAACCTCGTGAAGGTCATGACCAAGCGCGCGGTCGCCGCGGCCTGA
- a CDS encoding ATP-binding protein, with protein MSGQQRILPVRRHYNQFVANETLEDYALRFTARRARRWSCQQVAQTAIGAISFLALEAIGGTITLAYGFTNAVAAILVAGAAIFLASLPIGRYAARHGVDIDLLTRGGGFGYVGSTVTSLIYASFTFILFAIEASIMATALEICLGVPLWLGYVLSSLAVIPLVTHGIALISRFQLGTQPLWIVLNLLPLPFILGHDPGAVAAWTGFPGLQDAGADGSGFDLLRFGAAASVILALLPQIGEQVDILRFLPVRTAKNAKSWTFAWLAAGPGWIVLGIPKLLFGSFLAVVALEAGVAPEHAAEPATMYNAAFAAVFSSNGMVLAATVLLVVVSQLKINVMNAYAGSLAWSNFFSRLTHSHPGRVVWLVFNVSIALLLMELGIYRALEQTLGLFAIAAVSWLGTVAADLGINKPLGLSPPGIEFKRAHLYDVNPVGVGSMVAAMAAALVALSGVLGPAAHALAPFVALATTLVAAPAIAAATRGRYALARKPRRSYALKPAIRCSICENAFESEDTSFCPAYSGPICSLCCTLDARCHDVCKPEARFEAQVTAGLSALLPAALGRRVDPALVQYGGGLALSAGVIALVLTLIWVQVPKTDPALGATIAGALWGAFFVLLVVAGIVTWFFVLAQSSRRVAEEETRRQTTLLLDEIEAHKRTDAALQKAKEAAEAANLAKSRYVVGLSHELRTPLNAVLGYAQLLEADPLVPEIRRGRVALIRKSAEHLARLIEGLLDISKIEAGRLQIQRAEVRVADLVDPLVEMFALQAREKGLAFHYERAPTVPEVVRTDEKRLRQVLINLLSNAVKFTREGSVTLSVAYRSQTATITVADTGVGIDPEDAARVFEPFERGARPEALAVPGLGLGLTITKMLVELMGGDIRLTSRPGEGSSFRVRLMMTAVDAPGAAVQPKRPVTGYRGPRRTIMVVDDDANQRALMRDVLGPLGFVVLEATDAASCRNLTEAVSPDLFLLDVTMPGEDGWSLARSLRARGQGGRIMMVSAHLVDADAPTGEDAAHDATLPKPFALARLIERIGQFLDLDWIEEEPAPAAPDAAVAAPATGALAGGDVEDLIRFGRIGYLKGIEARLDGIGADGGPLVGELRALVDRFDFKGFVRRLEAHRDGA; from the coding sequence ATGAGCGGACAGCAGCGGATCCTTCCGGTTCGGCGCCACTACAACCAGTTCGTCGCCAACGAGACGCTGGAGGACTACGCGCTGCGCTTCACGGCGCGGCGGGCGCGGCGCTGGAGCTGCCAGCAGGTGGCGCAGACCGCCATCGGCGCGATCTCCTTCCTGGCACTGGAGGCGATCGGCGGCACCATCACCCTCGCCTACGGCTTCACCAACGCGGTGGCGGCGATCCTGGTCGCCGGCGCGGCGATCTTCCTCGCCAGCCTGCCGATCGGCCGCTACGCCGCCCGTCACGGCGTCGACATCGACCTGCTCACCCGCGGCGGCGGCTTCGGCTACGTCGGCTCGACGGTGACGTCGCTGATCTACGCCAGCTTCACCTTCATCCTGTTCGCGATCGAAGCCTCGATCATGGCGACGGCGCTGGAGATCTGCCTCGGCGTGCCGCTCTGGCTCGGCTACGTGCTGTCGTCGCTCGCCGTGATCCCGCTCGTCACCCACGGCATCGCGCTGATCTCGCGGTTCCAACTCGGCACCCAGCCGCTGTGGATCGTGCTGAACCTCCTGCCGCTGCCGTTCATCCTCGGCCACGACCCCGGCGCGGTCGCCGCCTGGACCGGCTTTCCCGGCCTCCAGGACGCCGGCGCGGACGGCAGCGGCTTCGACCTCCTGCGCTTCGGGGCGGCGGCGTCGGTGATCCTGGCGCTCTTGCCGCAGATCGGCGAGCAGGTCGACATCCTGCGCTTCCTGCCCGTCCGCACCGCGAAGAACGCCAAGAGCTGGACCTTCGCCTGGCTCGCCGCCGGCCCGGGCTGGATCGTGCTCGGCATCCCGAAGCTGCTGTTCGGGTCCTTCCTCGCGGTCGTCGCGCTCGAGGCCGGCGTCGCGCCCGAACACGCCGCCGAGCCCGCCACCATGTACAACGCCGCCTTTGCCGCGGTGTTCTCCTCGAACGGCATGGTGCTCGCCGCCACCGTGCTGCTGGTGGTGGTGTCGCAGCTCAAGATCAACGTGATGAACGCCTACGCCGGCTCGCTGGCGTGGTCGAACTTCTTCTCGCGCCTCACCCACAGCCACCCCGGCCGGGTGGTCTGGCTGGTGTTCAACGTCTCGATCGCGCTGCTGCTGATGGAGCTCGGGATCTACCGGGCGCTCGAGCAGACGCTCGGGCTGTTCGCGATCGCCGCGGTGTCCTGGCTCGGCACCGTCGCCGCCGACCTCGGCATCAACAAGCCGCTCGGGCTGTCGCCGCCGGGCATCGAGTTCAAGCGCGCCCATCTCTACGACGTCAACCCGGTCGGGGTCGGCTCGATGGTGGCGGCGATGGCGGCGGCGCTGGTGGCGCTGTCGGGCGTGCTCGGGCCGGCCGCCCACGCGCTCGCGCCCTTCGTCGCGCTCGCCACCACCCTGGTCGCCGCACCGGCGATCGCGGCGGCGACGCGCGGGCGCTACGCCCTCGCCCGCAAGCCGCGCCGGTCCTACGCCCTGAAGCCGGCGATCCGCTGCTCGATTTGCGAGAACGCCTTCGAGAGCGAGGACACCTCGTTCTGCCCGGCCTATTCCGGGCCGATCTGCTCGCTGTGCTGCACCCTCGACGCCCGCTGCCACGACGTCTGCAAGCCTGAGGCGCGCTTCGAGGCGCAGGTGACGGCCGGGCTGTCGGCGCTGCTGCCGGCGGCGCTCGGCCGGCGGGTCGACCCGGCGCTGGTGCAATACGGCGGCGGCCTCGCCCTGTCCGCCGGCGTGATCGCGCTGGTGCTGACGCTGATCTGGGTCCAGGTGCCGAAGACAGACCCCGCCCTCGGCGCCACCATCGCCGGCGCGCTCTGGGGCGCCTTCTTCGTGCTGCTGGTGGTCGCCGGCATCGTGACGTGGTTCTTCGTGCTGGCGCAGTCGAGCAGGCGCGTCGCCGAGGAGGAGACCCGGCGCCAGACCACCCTCCTCCTCGACGAGATCGAGGCGCACAAGCGCACCGACGCCGCGCTGCAGAAGGCCAAGGAGGCCGCCGAGGCCGCCAACCTCGCCAAGAGCCGCTACGTCGTCGGCCTCAGCCACGAGCTCCGCACCCCGCTCAACGCGGTGCTCGGCTACGCCCAGCTGCTCGAGGCCGATCCGCTGGTGCCGGAGATCCGCCGCGGCCGCGTCGCGCTGATCCGCAAGAGCGCCGAGCACCTCGCCCGCCTGATCGAGGGCCTGCTCGACATCTCCAAGATCGAGGCCGGCCGCCTGCAGATCCAGCGCGCCGAGGTGCGCGTCGCCGACCTCGTCGATCCCCTGGTCGAGATGTTCGCGCTGCAGGCGCGCGAAAAGGGCCTCGCCTTCCACTACGAGCGCGCGCCGACCGTGCCGGAGGTGGTGCGCACCGACGAGAAGCGGCTCCGGCAGGTGCTGATCAACCTGCTCTCCAACGCGGTGAAGTTCACCCGGGAAGGCTCGGTGACGCTCTCCGTCGCCTACCGCAGCCAGACCGCGACCATCACCGTCGCCGACACCGGCGTCGGCATCGACCCCGAGGACGCCGCCCGCGTGTTCGAGCCGTTCGAGCGCGGCGCGCGGCCGGAGGCGCTGGCGGTGCCCGGGCTCGGCCTCGGGCTCACCATCACCAAGATGCTGGTCGAGCTGATGGGCGGCGACATCCGGCTCACCAGCCGGCCCGGCGAGGGCTCGAGCTTCCGCGTCCGCCTGATGATGACCGCGGTCGACGCGCCGGGCGCGGCGGTGCAGCCGAAGCGGCCGGTCACCGGCTACCGCGGGCCGCGGCGGACCATCATGGTGGTCGACGACGACGCCAACCAGCGCGCCCTGATGCGCGACGTCCTGGGGCCGCTCGGCTTCGTGGTGCTGGAGGCGACCGACGCCGCGTCCTGCCGCAACCTGACCGAGGCGGTGTCGCCGGACCTCTTCCTGCTCGACGTCACCATGCCCGGCGAGGACGGCTGGTCGCTCGCCCGCTCGCTGCGCGCCCGCGGCCAGGGCGGGCGGATCATGATGGTGTCGGCCCATCTGGTCGACGCCGACGCCCCCACCGGCGAGGACGCCGCCCACGACGCCACGCTGCCGAAGCCCTTCGCGCTCGCCCGCCTGATCGAGCGGATCGGCCAGTTCCTCGACCTCGACTGGATCGAGGAGGAGCCGGCCCCCGCCGCGCCCGACGCCGCCGTCGCCGCGCCGGCGACGGGCGCGCTCGCGGGCGGCGACGTCGAGGACCTGATCCGCTTCGGCCGGATCGGCTACCTCAAGGGCATCGAGGCCCGTCTCGACGGCATCGGCGCCGACGGCGGCCCGCTGGTCGGCGAGCTGCGCGCCCTCGTCGACCGCTTCGACTTCAAGGGTTTCGTCCGCCGCCTGGAGGCCCACCGCGATGGCGCCTGA